CCCTCGAAAGGGTCGTACTCCTGTGCGGCCGCTACGAGGGCTTCGACGAGCGCATAAGGGCCTTCGTCGACATGGAGCTCTCGGTGGGCGACTACGTGCTCTCCGGCGGCGAGCCGGCGGCCCTCGTCGTCGTCGACGCCGTGGCGAGGCTCGTCGAGGGAGTGCTCGGAAACTCCGCGTCGGCCCTGACCGACTCCTTTTCGTCGGGGCTGCTCGAACACCCGCACTACACGAGGCCCGATGAGTTCAGGGGACTGACCGTCCCGGCGGTGCTCCTCTCCGGCGACCACGGGGCCATCGAGCGCTGGCGCAGGGCCGAGAGTCGCAGGCGCACGCTGCAAAGACGGCCCGACCTCGCGGCCCGGGGCGCAAGGCTGGGGGGACGGTGAGCCGCCAGGGGCTCCATGTAGAGGCAGGGACCCTCTGAGCGGTGATTATTCTACGATCAACAGTCAGTTGCGGCTTTTAGTTGAAGCGGTACATGAATAGGGAGGATGTGGTGACATGGCAACCGTAGGCGATATCGAAAAAGAATTTCTCAGGACCGACCTGCCCGACTTCAGGCCCGGGGACACGGTGGTCGTCAACGTGAGGATCAAGGAGGGCGAGAAGGAGAGGATCCAGGCCTTCCAGGGCACGGTCATAAGGAAGCGCGGCGGCGGCACGGGCGCCACCTTCACGGTCAGGAAGGTCTCTTACGGCATCGGTGTGGAGAGGATATTCCCCCTCCACTGCCCGTCCATCGAGTCCGTCAAGGTGCTCAACCGCGGCAAGGTCCGCCGCGCAAGGCTCTACTACCTGCGAAACCTCAAGGGCAAGGCCGCAAGGATCAAGACAAGGCGCTGAGACCGCGGCACCGCGTCCCGTCTCATCCCGCCGCTCTTCACGCCGGAGGGGCACGCCATGGCAGGGGAGAAAGCGTCGGCTCCGGGCCCCACCGCGGAGCTCGAGGCCCAGGCCCGAAAGATGGGGGTCGAGGCCGTGGCAGGCGTTGACGAGGCCGGACGCGGCCCCCTCGCTGGCCCCGTGGCCGCCGCGGCGGTGGTCTTCGCGGGCGCGCCGCCAGAGATCGGCATCGACGACTCCAAGAGGCTCGCGCCGCGGCTTCGCACGAGGCTCGCCGCCGAGATATTCCGCACTGCCAGGGCCGTGGGCCTTGGCCTTGCCTGGCCGGCCGAGATCGACGGGCTCAACATCCACAGGGCGACCCTCCTCGCCATGGAACGGGCCGTCGCCCGCCTTGCTCCCGTCAGGCCACGGCTCCTGCTCATCGACGGCATCCACACAACGGCCCTCGGCGTCGAACAGAGGACCGTCAAGGGAGGCGACGCCAGGTGCCTCTCCATAGCCGCCGCCTCCATAGTGGCCAAGACGGCGCGCGACCGCATCATGGAGGCCTACGAGCGCATCTACCCGGGTTACGGCTTCGGCAGCAACAAGGGCTACGGCACGGCAAGACACATCGACGCCCTCCGCGCCCTCGGCCCCACGCCCATACACCGCAGGACGTTCCTCGGCAGGATTCTCGATGTCCGGAACCTTTCCGGCATCTCCCGGTGAACACCCTTAGGCGAACATCTCCCGATGAGCACCTCTGCGAACAGTGAGCTCGGCCGCCGCGGCGAGGACGAGGCCGCAAGGCTCCTCACGGCGAGGGGCTACAGGATACTCGCCCGCAACTACCGCACGCGCCGCGGCGAGGTCGACATAGTGGCCGCCGACGGAGACGCAATCGTCTTCGTCGAGGTCAAGACCCGCGCCGGCGCCGGCTTCGGCGCCCCTGCGGCCGCCGTCGACGCCCGCAAGATGCGCCGCATGACGCTCGCCTCCCGCGCCTTCCTCGCCCTCCACGGTCTCGAGGACAGGCCCGCCCGCTTCGACGTGGTGAGCGTCGAGATCCGCGACGGCCGCACAAGGTGCGAGCTCATAAAAAACGCCTTCGATGCCCCCGACTGACCTACTTTCTTTTTTGAAAAAAAAGAAAGTAGGCAAAGAAAAAACAATGGATCTTCATGGGCGTCGCGGTGTCGTCGGTACGCAAAGCGGCCCTCGTCTCCATCGCTCGTGCCTGCGCTCCTTCAGGGAAGGTGTTTGGGCAGGGAAAGACAGGGGTTCTTGATGGGGGTCGCGGCGGCGTCGGCGCGCAAGGCGGCCCTCGTCTCCATCGCTCGTGCCTGCGCTCCTTCAGGGAAGGTGTTTGGGCAGGGAAAGACAGGGGTTCTTGATGGGGGTCGCGGCGGCGTCGGCGCGCAAGGCGGCCTTCGTCTCCAGCGCTCGTGCCTGCGCTCCTTCAGGGAAGGTGTTTGGGCAGGGAAAGACAGGGGTTCTTGATGGGGGTCGCGGCGGCGTCGGCGCGCAAGGCGGCCTTCGTCCCCATCGCTCGTGCCTGCGCTCCTTTAGGGGGCGTCTTCCTTCAGGGGTCTTGACGCCCTGCGGCGGATCTCTTCGGTTTTGATGCGGAATCGAGGGGAGTTGAGAGTCTTTTTCGGGGGGCTCAGCGGTCCCACATCCCCCTGCCGCCGCCTTCTTCGGGTTTGTCCTCGAAGGGCGAGCGGTCGATGAGCGGAACCGGGCGGCGCGGCTCTCGGGGCTTGGGGTGCGAGTCGGTGGAGGTCCTGATCTCCTCCACCGCCTCAAGGCGCATCCCCTCGAGGAGATCGACGGCCTCGGCCGCCCGTTTGCGCCCGTCCGGGTCGAGCCGCGGCGCAAGGGAGCGGAGCGAGTCGATAAGCGCCGCCGCGTAGTCGTCGAAGACCCTGGCCACGCGGCGCTGCCTGCGCGGTCCGGGCTCGTCGGACCAGCGGATGTTCCTGAGCATCCGCGCCGTCTCGTCGCTCCTGCGGGAAGCCTCCTCCATGGCCGGCGCGGCCTCGGGCATGAGGGGCTCCACGGCCCTGCCCAGCGCCGCCTCGAACTCGTCCACGTGCCTTAGCGCGATGGAGACGCAGTCGGTCTGCGCCGCGGCCGGCCGGGGGATGAGGAAGAAGGCGATAACGAGGATGGCGGTCGTCATAAAGGTATCCTGCCCGCGCCGGCTGCCTCGCGGGGGGCTGCACCGGGGGGGCGGCCCGCAAGGGCGTAAAAAATCCCGCCTGGCGCGGGCCGACCCCCCGGTGCAGCCGAAGACCCGAATAACATACGATGGGGGGAAACGCGGGCCTGTGGCCCTTCTACGGAAGAAAATTTCCCCCGGTGCAATAATTATACAGAAAGGTGTCAGGGGTGTCAAATCGTCGAGACGGTGATAGAAAGGTTCTCATGCTGGTGGACGGCAACTCCCTCGTCTACCGTGCTTACCATGCCATGCCCCACCTCACCGCGCCCGACTCCACGCCCACGGGCGCGGTCTACGGCTTCACGCAGACCCTTCGAAAGCTCATGCGCGAGCACCGTCCCACCCACATGGCCGTGGCCTTCGATCTCAAGGGTCCCACGGTGCGCCACGCCCTCTACGGCGACTACAAGATCGACCGCCCGCCCATGCCCGGCGACCTGGCGCGGCAGATACCGGTCGTAAAACGCGTCGTCGAGGCCATGGGCGTGAAGGTGATGGAGATGGAGGGCTACGAGGCCGACGACATCATCGCCACGGCCGTCAAGGCGCTGCAAGACCCGGACGCCGTGGACATAAAGATAGTCAGCTCCGACAAGGACCTCTGCCAGCTCGTGGGCGAGGGCGTGGTCATGATCGACGCCGCCACCGGCAGGGTGCGGACCCCCGAGTACGTGCGCGGGAAGTTCGGCGTAGAGCCCGGACGGATCCCCGACTGGCTCGGCCTGGCCGGCGACCCCGCCGACAACATACCGGGCGTGCCCGGCATAGGGCCGCGCACGGCGACGAGGCTCATAGACCGCCACGGCTCTATCGACGATATTTATGCAGACCTGTCAAAGATTTCGGGCAAGAAGCTGAGGGAAAATCTCGAAGAGAACAGGGACCTTGCCTTCCTCTCCAAGGTCCTGGCCACCGTCATCACCGACGTGCCCCTGGACCTGGAGTTCGAGGGGCTCGAGATCGGCTCGGAGAGCGGCGACCTTGCGGCGCTTTATGCGGAGCTCGGCTTCGAGAGGCTCCTGCGCGGGCTGCGCGGCGGCGGCGACGGCCCGGACATCGACTATGAGACCATCGACGGCGAGGGAGCCTTCGCTCGATTCCGCTCCGCCCTCGCCGGGCCGCTCGCCTTCTACCTCGACGACGCCGGCGGCGGGGCCCTGGCCTTCGCGTCCGCCGGCGGCGGGCTCTGGTACATGCCTCTCGGCGGAGAAGGGCCTTTGCCGCGGGGCCTTGCCTCGCTCATGGAGGACGGGACGGTCGAGAAGGTGACCGACGACGCCAAGAAAGCCCACCTCTTCTTCCTGCGCCGCGGCGTGGCGCCGCGCTCGGTGGTGATGGACACCTCGCTCGCCTCCTACCTGCTCGATCCATCGAGAAGCGGCCACGCCCTGGAGACCGTGGCGCTGGAGCACCTCTCCAGGAGCCTTGCGCCCATGGAGGGGGGTGAGCACGGGGAGCTTTCCGAACGGGCGAGGGCGGCCCGGTGCTGCGAGCGGGCCTCGGTCCTCGGAGAGCTCGCGCCGCTTCTCGAGGCGAGGCTCGAAGAGGCGGACCTCTCGGCCCTTCTGCGGTCCATGGAGCTGCCCCTTGCGCGCATACTGGCCCGCATGGAGCTTGCGGGCGTCAAGGTGGATACGGCGCAGCTCGAGATGCTTTCCCGCGAGATAGAGGGGCGCCTTGCCGCCATCGAGGAGGAGATATACAGGCACGCCGGCCGCAGGTTCAACATAAACTCGCCCAAGCAGCTCTCGGCGCTCCTCTTCGGCGAACTGGGGCTCAAGCCCCTCAAGAAGACGAAGACCGGCTACTCCACCGACGAGGGCGTGCTCACCGCCCTTGCGCCACTCCACGAGGTGCCGCGCCTCATAATCGAGTACCGGGGCCTTGCAAAGCTCAAGGGGACCTACGTGGACGCCCTCGTCGCCCTCGCCGACCCGGCCACGGGCCGCATCCACACCTCGCTGAACCAGACCGTCACCGCCACTGGCAGGCTTTCGAGCTCGAGGCCCAACCTGCAGAACATACCGGTTCGCAGCGAGCTGGGCCGCCGCATCCGCCGCGCCTTCGTGGCCGAGCGGGGCAGCGTGCTCCTCTCGGCCGACTACTCGCAGATAGAGCTGCGTCTCGTGGCCCACATGTCGGGCGACCCGGCGCTCATCGAGGCCTTCGGAAACGACGAGGACATCCACACCGCCACGGCCGCCTCGGTCTTCGGCGTCCCGCCGGCCGAGGTCACCTCCGAGATGCGACGCAGGGCCAAGGCCATAAACTTCGGCATCATCTACGGCATGGGCGGCTACGGACTCGCCAGGGAGCTGGGCGTGGCCGTCGCAGAGGCCGAGGCCTACATAGAGAGTTACTTCGCCCACTACGCCAGGGTGAGGGAGTTCATCGAGAGGACCGTGGAGCAGGCCGGGAGGCTCGGATGGACGACGACGCTCTTCGGCCGGCGGCGCATGATACCGGAGCTCGCAAGCGGCAAGGAGAACGTCGTCCGCCTCGGCGAGCGCATGGCCGTCAACACGCCCGTGCAGGGATCGGCGGCCGATATCATCAAGGCCGCCATGATAGCCGTCGACGGCGAGCTCGAAAGACGGGCCATGAGATCGCGCATGGTGCTCCAGGTCCACGACGAGCTCCTCTTCGAGGCACCCGCCGACGAACGCGACGAGCTCGAGGAGATCGTCAGGACCCGCATGGAGGGCGTCGTGCGCCTTGACGTCCCGCTGAAGGTCAATATCGGCACAGGTGCCAACTGGTGCGAGCTCGATGGCTGAGGGGCCCGCAGAGGGGCCGCCGTCCGTTGAAAAGTTAAAAAAAGTCTTGACCTTATGGGGGCTGATCTATTATATTCCAAAATATAACTCTATGAACCGGCCGCTCAAGTGTGTTATAATTTCTATAGCTGATGCGGGTTGGTCGCCCCGGCGCTTCGGGCCGCGGGGCAGGCGACAAACGGTAAGAGGGTGAAAGTAATGGCGATGACTGTGAGAGAGGGCAAGCACAACGGTATCGAGAGGGACGACAAGCCGTACACGACCGGCGAGATAGCTTCCTTTTGTCATGTCACCATAAACGCCGTGAAGAAGTGGATATCGTCGGGCAAGCTCAACGCCTTCCGCACGCCCGGCGGCCACTACCGCATAGAGCGCAGCGACTTCAAGGACTTCATAGACCGTTACAGGCTTCACATCAAGGACGAGATATTCCCCGAAAAGCGCAAGATACTCATAATAGACGACGACCCGGCCATCGTCGAGTACCTCAAGGGCGCGCTCGAGATGATGGAGGACGACTTCGAGATAGAGACGGCCATGGACGGCTACGAGGCGCTCATAAAGGTGGGCGACTTCAAGCCCGAGCTGCTCATTCTCGACATCAGGATGCCCAAGATCGACGGCTTCGAGGTCTGCCGCAGGCTGCGGGCCGACGACAAGACCCGGGGGACCAAGATACTGGCCGTCACCTCCTACGGCAACGAGGACATGGAGAACATCATCCGCTGCGGCGCCGACCAGTGCATCTCCAAGTCCCACAACCTCAAGGAGTTCCAGAAGAGCGTGGAAAAGCTTCTCAAGTGACGGACTCCGCACCCGATGGGGAGACTCATGGGGTGAACCATCATGGCAAAATCTGTCGGCAGGATCTACGGCTCGCTCAGCATCTCGTGGAAGATGGGCTCCGTCTTTCTCCTGCTGCTGTTCATGATGGGCGTAGGCGGCTCCGTCGGTCTCTATAACGCCGTCAGGATCTCCGATGTCTCGGAGTACCTCTACAACGACTACTTCCGCAGGGTCCAGACCCTCTCCAGGGCCGAACACGAGTACCTCCTGCTGCGCCAGGACTTCATACGCCACCTCGTGCTCGCCGCCGAGCCGTCGCCTTCCCGCCTCGACGGCCTCATAGAGAGCCGCCGCGCTTCACTCGACACGCTCCTCGCCGATTACAGGATCATGGGGGTGCCCCCGGCCCTCGGCCCGGCCTATGAGAAGGTCGAAGAGAGCCTATCGAGGTACATCGACGTCCAGCGGCGCGCCGTGGAGGCCCTGCGCAGCGGCGACGGCGGCCGGCTGAGGGCGCTTCTCGACAGGGAGGAGCCCGGCGCCTTCTCGGCCTGTCTCGACGCGCTCGGCTCCCTCACGGAGGCCGAGAAGAGGAGCGCCGCGCAGGTCTACAGCGGCATCTCCTCGTCCGTGGCCGTCACGAAGACCGTCACCCTCGGTCTCTCGGTGGCCGCCATCCTCATAGCCGCCGGCCTCTGGTACGTGCTCACGCGCTCCATCGTCCACCCCATAGTCACCATCGGAGAAGCGGCCAGGGACATCGCCTCCGGCGACCTCAAGAAACGGATACCCCCCCTTGAGAGTGAAGACGAGATCGGAGCCCTGGCCCGGCGATTCAACACCATGGCCGAGTACCTCCAGGACTACTACGAGAGGCTGGAGCAGAAGGTCGAGGAGAGGACCGAGGAGCTGCGGCGCGCCAACGAGGAGCTCTTCACCCGCAAGCACGAGATCGAGATGGCCAACATGGAGCTCGAGGAGGCCAACAGGCACAAGAGCCAGTTCCTCGCCAACGTGAGCCACGAGCTGCGCACCCCCCTCAACTCCATCATAGGCTTCTCCGAGCTCCTTCAGGAGCGGTACTTCGGCGAGCTCAACGAGAAGCAGGCCCAGTACGTGGGCTTCATCAACTCCAGCGGCACCCACCTGCTCGAGCTCATAAACAACATCCTCGACCTCTCCAAGATCGAGGCCGGCCGCATGGACGTGACCATCGACGAGTTCCCGCTCCTTGAGGTCATTGGCGAGACCGTAGACTCGGTGAAGAACATGGCCCAGAAAAAGGGCGTGGAGCTCGGCTACAGGCAGGGCGACGGCGGTCCCGTCGTCGCGGCCGACAGGGCAAAGCTCAAGCAGATACTCATAAACCTCCTCTCCAACGCCGTCAAGTTCAACCGCGAGGGCGGCTCCGTCTACGTGGACTGGCATATCCGGGAAGACCCCAAGGGGGACGCCACCGAGCGCTCGCTCTTCATCTCGGTGAAGGACACGGGCATAGGGATAAAGCAGGAAGACCGCGGCAGGCTCTTCAAGGAGTTCGAGCAGATAGACCCTTCGTCCACCCGCGAGTACGGAGGCACGGGCCTGGGGCTCTCGCTCACCAAGAAGCTCGTGGAGCTCCATCATGGAGAGGTCATGGTCGAGAGCGAGTTCGGCAAGGGGAGCACCTTCACGGTGCGCCTGCCCCAGCCGGCGGCCAACGGCGGCGGGGCGGAGCCGGCGCCCGCCGTGGAGAGGCCCGGGGCCGAGACCGAGACACGGCGGCCGCTCATCCTCGTGGCCAGCGAGAGCGACGAGATAAACCGCATGCTCGACGCCTACCTCGAGAGCGAGTCCTACCGGGTCGCAACCGCCTCGGACGGCGAGGACCTGCTCGTCAAGGCGCGCTCGGAGAGACCCTTCGCCATCGTCATGAGCGTCAACATACCGAAAAAGGACGGCTGGGACGTGATGAAGGAGCTCAA
The nucleotide sequence above comes from Deltaproteobacteria bacterium. Encoded proteins:
- a CDS encoding ribonuclease HII, which produces MAGEKASAPGPTAELEAQARKMGVEAVAGVDEAGRGPLAGPVAAAAVVFAGAPPEIGIDDSKRLAPRLRTRLAAEIFRTARAVGLGLAWPAEIDGLNIHRATLLAMERAVARLAPVRPRLLLIDGIHTTALGVEQRTVKGGDARCLSIAAASIVAKTARDRIMEAYERIYPGYGFGSNKGYGTARHIDALRALGPTPIHRRTFLGRILDVRNLSGISR
- a CDS encoding response regulator; this translates as MAMTVREGKHNGIERDDKPYTTGEIASFCHVTINAVKKWISSGKLNAFRTPGGHYRIERSDFKDFIDRYRLHIKDEIFPEKRKILIIDDDPAIVEYLKGALEMMEDDFEIETAMDGYEALIKVGDFKPELLILDIRMPKIDGFEVCRRLRADDKTRGTKILAVTSYGNEDMENIIRCGADQCISKSHNLKEFQKSVEKLLK
- a CDS encoding 50S ribosomal protein L19 codes for the protein MATVGDIEKEFLRTDLPDFRPGDTVVVNVRIKEGEKERIQAFQGTVIRKRGGGTGATFTVRKVSYGIGVERIFPLHCPSIESVKVLNRGKVRRARLYYLRNLKGKAARIKTRR
- the trmD gene encoding tRNA (guanosine(37)-N1)-methyltransferase TrmD → MRFDILTLFPAYFDSPLKQSVLGRAAQRGLIEVRTHDIRDFARDRHRTTDDSPYGGGAGMVMKVEPVVAAIESLVGPREPGVRGASAGERVVMLTPQGEPFDQAMASRLAALERVVLLCGRYEGFDERIRAFVDMELSVGDYVLSGGEPAALVVVDAVARLVEGVLGNSASALTDSFSSGLLEHPHYTRPDEFRGLTVPAVLLSGDHGAIERWRRAESRRRTLQRRPDLAARGARLGGR
- a CDS encoding YraN family protein gives rise to the protein MSTSANSELGRRGEDEAARLLTARGYRILARNYRTRRGEVDIVAADGDAIVFVEVKTRAGAGFGAPAAAVDARKMRRMTLASRAFLALHGLEDRPARFDVVSVEIRDGRTRCELIKNAFDAPD
- the polA gene encoding DNA polymerase I, whose protein sequence is MSNRRDGDRKVLMLVDGNSLVYRAYHAMPHLTAPDSTPTGAVYGFTQTLRKLMREHRPTHMAVAFDLKGPTVRHALYGDYKIDRPPMPGDLARQIPVVKRVVEAMGVKVMEMEGYEADDIIATAVKALQDPDAVDIKIVSSDKDLCQLVGEGVVMIDAATGRVRTPEYVRGKFGVEPGRIPDWLGLAGDPADNIPGVPGIGPRTATRLIDRHGSIDDIYADLSKISGKKLRENLEENRDLAFLSKVLATVITDVPLDLEFEGLEIGSESGDLAALYAELGFERLLRGLRGGGDGPDIDYETIDGEGAFARFRSALAGPLAFYLDDAGGGALAFASAGGGLWYMPLGGEGPLPRGLASLMEDGTVEKVTDDAKKAHLFFLRRGVAPRSVVMDTSLASYLLDPSRSGHALETVALEHLSRSLAPMEGGEHGELSERARAARCCERASVLGELAPLLEARLEEADLSALLRSMELPLARILARMELAGVKVDTAQLEMLSREIEGRLAAIEEEIYRHAGRRFNINSPKQLSALLFGELGLKPLKKTKTGYSTDEGVLTALAPLHEVPRLIIEYRGLAKLKGTYVDALVALADPATGRIHTSLNQTVTATGRLSSSRPNLQNIPVRSELGRRIRRAFVAERGSVLLSADYSQIELRLVAHMSGDPALIEAFGNDEDIHTATAASVFGVPPAEVTSEMRRRAKAINFGIIYGMGGYGLARELGVAVAEAEAYIESYFAHYARVREFIERTVEQAGRLGWTTTLFGRRRMIPELASGKENVVRLGERMAVNTPVQGSAADIIKAAMIAVDGELERRAMRSRMVLQVHDELLFEAPADERDELEEIVRTRMEGVVRLDVPLKVNIGTGANWCELDG
- a CDS encoding response regulator encodes the protein MAKSVGRIYGSLSISWKMGSVFLLLLFMMGVGGSVGLYNAVRISDVSEYLYNDYFRRVQTLSRAEHEYLLLRQDFIRHLVLAAEPSPSRLDGLIESRRASLDTLLADYRIMGVPPALGPAYEKVEESLSRYIDVQRRAVEALRSGDGGRLRALLDREEPGAFSACLDALGSLTEAEKRSAAQVYSGISSSVAVTKTVTLGLSVAAILIAAGLWYVLTRSIVHPIVTIGEAARDIASGDLKKRIPPLESEDEIGALARRFNTMAEYLQDYYERLEQKVEERTEELRRANEELFTRKHEIEMANMELEEANRHKSQFLANVSHELRTPLNSIIGFSELLQERYFGELNEKQAQYVGFINSSGTHLLELINNILDLSKIEAGRMDVTIDEFPLLEVIGETVDSVKNMAQKKGVELGYRQGDGGPVVAADRAKLKQILINLLSNAVKFNREGGSVYVDWHIREDPKGDATERSLFISVKDTGIGIKQEDRGRLFKEFEQIDPSSTREYGGTGLGLSLTKKLVELHHGEVMVESEFGKGSTFTVRLPQPAANGGGAEPAPAVERPGAETETRRPLILVASESDEINRMLDAYLESESYRVATASDGEDLLVKARSERPFAIVMSVNIPKKDGWDVMKELKSDPLTCEIPVLIITVSDRKELGFALGAVDCLVKPSPGRDGLVDLLSRVGTAWQPRHKRTTILIVNSDGKVLDFLDQMLRGEGFSVITARRGEEALALAQERTPDIIIIDLMLAGLSGFDVIDALKEHPMTREIPVMIFTAKDITEADKEKLGGDIQNILHKSKFKKEDLLSEIHLLEMAYPEKANMVDPLTGLFNRRYFNIVLSRELSRCTRYGHIFSVLLVDIDRFDEFNVSNSYLSGNELIKKLARKLKGNVRKADTVVRLEDDELAVLMPGITADEALKAAEKLRIMVERMSVPAVSGDGKGVTVTIGVIGLPVDGEVDIMEELRRCVRRGLDRGGNRTVVFGR